The proteins below are encoded in one region of Paenibacillus sp. YYML68:
- a CDS encoding PcfJ domain-containing protein, translated as MNQRDIELEEFLAHFESKISQELCDYVRDVVLLKSRYVFLTREKGCQYGHCTHCKAKYRTNLNHNDDTTCPNCSSACIAKKAGLGRKHLYDASYVVVYEKSVVNPAAMVARGITVQRDYSGDYTQVVTKFHADCLYLFEMGNSKMYRSNYHSTRGYYPERTVHSDFYKTNFHSTIGFHSYCPEQFLLEAIKGTPYQYSTWESYRCGDNVKFFDLYSKHPCVEYLTKLKMNYFVLAKLDRAYTYGAINWNGKSIDKVLKLEKSRVKEFLRFVEHPSGHPLTLRLFQISCKEKSELTLHQLNDMAERYDDCFEALKKVLKYTALRRADGYIQKQQRVERQAKRPCAPKDILGTWYDYIGDCIRLGFDLTNDMVLFPSNLHRAHLNTIKQVKVKENKELDEKIKQRKKRLDQYHFEHSGYLIRAAADTAELIIEGKVLHHCVGTYADRYAKGDCDILVIRKIEDPDIPFFTMQISGGKIVQCRGHKNCDTTNEVKQFIDKFQKERLEKKPKQRPDKKKPQEVAV; from the coding sequence ATGAATCAAAGGGATATAGAACTGGAGGAATTTCTGGCTCACTTCGAATCAAAAATCAGTCAAGAGCTATGTGATTATGTGCGTGATGTTGTCCTCCTGAAAAGCAGATATGTATTCCTCACGCGGGAAAAAGGCTGCCAATACGGACACTGTACGCATTGCAAGGCAAAATACCGCACGAACCTTAATCACAATGATGATACTACATGTCCTAATTGCTCATCTGCTTGCATAGCAAAGAAGGCAGGTCTTGGGCGTAAGCATCTCTATGACGCATCATATGTCGTCGTATACGAAAAGAGCGTCGTGAACCCAGCTGCGATGGTTGCGAGAGGAATCACTGTCCAGAGGGATTACAGCGGAGACTACACGCAAGTAGTGACGAAATTCCATGCGGACTGCTTGTACCTTTTTGAGATGGGCAACAGCAAGATGTATCGCTCAAATTACCACAGCACAAGAGGGTACTATCCAGAGCGAACCGTTCATTCCGATTTTTATAAGACCAACTTTCATTCGACCATCGGATTTCACTCCTATTGCCCAGAGCAGTTTCTTCTTGAGGCAATAAAGGGGACACCTTATCAGTACAGTACGTGGGAGTCCTATCGCTGCGGAGACAATGTGAAGTTCTTTGATCTCTATTCCAAACATCCGTGCGTCGAGTATTTAACCAAGCTGAAAATGAATTACTTCGTCTTGGCGAAGCTTGACCGGGCATACACCTATGGAGCAATCAATTGGAATGGCAAAAGTATTGATAAAGTATTGAAGCTGGAAAAATCCCGAGTAAAAGAATTTTTGCGATTTGTAGAGCATCCGTCTGGCCATCCACTAACATTGCGACTATTTCAAATCAGCTGTAAAGAAAAATCTGAACTTACCCTGCATCAGCTGAATGATATGGCAGAACGATATGATGACTGCTTCGAAGCACTGAAAAAGGTATTAAAGTACACTGCCCTTCGACGTGCAGATGGATACATTCAAAAACAGCAGAGGGTCGAGAGGCAAGCGAAGCGACCGTGTGCTCCGAAGGATATTCTAGGCACTTGGTATGACTATATCGGAGATTGCATCCGCCTTGGTTTTGATCTTACGAACGACATGGTACTGTTCCCGTCAAATCTGCACCGCGCCCACCTCAACACGATCAAACAGGTCAAGGTAAAGGAGAACAAGGAGCTTGACGAAAAGATAAAGCAACGAAAGAAGAGATTGGATCAATACCATTTCGAACACAGCGGATATCTGATTCGGGCAGCTGCTGACACCGCCGAATTGATTATTGAGGGAAAAGTACTGCATCACTGTGTGGGTACGTATGCGGATCGTTATGCGAAGGGCGACTGTGACATTCTAGTTATCAGAAAAATCGAAGATCCGGACATACCATTCTTCACTATGCAGATTAGTGGCGGAAAGATAGTGCAGTGTCGAGGTCACAAGAACTGTGACACTACGAACGAAGTGAAGCAGTTTATCGACAAATTTCAGAAAGAGCGTCTGGAGAAGAAGCCGAAGCAACGACCAGATAAAAAGAAGCCCCAGGAGGTAGCTGTATGA
- a CDS encoding DUF3102 domain-containing protein, producing the protein MSKALKAAEPAGIIEENRTPQLIAAEIRSIDSQTREFVLRSAIEIGHRLTEAKELVAHGEWGSWLEKNVSYSQSTANNFMRIATEYGKTSSQVLSNLSYTKAVALLGVPAEEREDFAEKHDVEKMSSRELQAAIKEKQELERKLKESQQQAEQERVAREALAASVAEMEAQQKAHDELVQKLNADIEAAKASKDDQVAQKAKEQLKKAKDELTEKTKRVKELEEQLKNTPIDVPKIEIPKETQEELEALRKREQELAAITRQKEEEAAKQITEMKELLEKNNNTAAIKVTVCFENLKTNFNDLLKSINEVKNEEEKQRFKAAIGKLCDMIKGMV; encoded by the coding sequence ATGAGTAAAGCTTTGAAAGCAGCAGAGCCAGCAGGCATTATCGAAGAAAATCGGACACCGCAGCTGATCGCGGCAGAGATCCGCAGCATTGACTCCCAAACTCGGGAGTTCGTTCTTCGCAGCGCCATTGAGATCGGCCACCGGTTGACCGAAGCTAAGGAGCTCGTTGCTCACGGTGAATGGGGGTCCTGGTTAGAGAAGAACGTCTCATACAGCCAATCGACCGCCAATAACTTTATGCGGATCGCGACCGAATACGGGAAAACAAGTTCCCAGGTGCTCTCGAATTTGAGTTATACCAAAGCGGTCGCTCTTCTCGGCGTTCCTGCAGAAGAGCGGGAGGACTTTGCCGAAAAGCATGATGTGGAGAAGATGTCCTCTCGCGAGCTGCAGGCAGCGATCAAGGAGAAGCAGGAGCTTGAGCGTAAGCTGAAGGAGAGTCAGCAGCAGGCAGAGCAGGAACGTGTGGCCCGAGAGGCGCTTGCCGCATCCGTTGCGGAGATGGAAGCACAGCAGAAGGCTCATGACGAGCTGGTCCAGAAACTTAATGCAGATATTGAAGCAGCTAAGGCATCAAAGGACGATCAAGTAGCCCAGAAGGCCAAAGAGCAGCTGAAGAAAGCGAAGGACGAGCTCACCGAGAAGACCAAGCGGGTCAAGGAGCTCGAGGAGCAACTGAAGAATACTCCGATCGATGTACCGAAGATCGAGATTCCGAAGGAAACCCAGGAGGAGCTCGAGGCTCTTCGTAAGCGTGAGCAGGAGCTGGCGGCTATCACCCGGCAGAAGGAAGAAGAAGCGGCCAAACAGATCACAGAGATGAAGGAATTGCTGGAGAAGAACAACAATACGGCTGCCATTAAAGTGACGGTATGCTTCGAGAATTTGAAAACGAACTTTAACGACCTCCTCAAATCAATCAACGAGGTGAAGAACGAAGAGGAGAAGCAGAGGTTTAAGGCTGCCATTGGCAAGCTTTGCGACATGATCAAGGGAATGGTGTAA
- a CDS encoding DnaD domain protein — protein MDYVREVHAFYNELEINPLSSSAIALWHVLLHMSTRFGSKGKFSVPVGTLSLKSGLSDRSISNARNELKTKGYIDFTSRGGSKAAMYQLRQLSASIADNCSDNASDFTSDNSSDFGSGNGSALKDLKDIHSSSASSAGAYESFYAAHTRVFGFECNPFQTQKLVAYIEQDGMSEDVVIRAIERAALASKGYRFNLITKILDDYFRAGVRTLGAAKALDESFEAAKGASASQGAGYRPFDLLDQVVEEERKRGAIGHLGVV, from the coding sequence TTGGACTACGTACGAGAGGTACACGCGTTTTATAACGAGCTAGAGATAAACCCACTTTCCTCATCCGCGATCGCGCTATGGCACGTGCTGCTGCATATGTCGACCCGATTCGGATCGAAAGGCAAGTTTTCCGTGCCCGTCGGAACGCTATCTCTTAAGAGTGGATTAAGCGACAGAAGCATCTCGAATGCAAGGAACGAGCTGAAGACGAAGGGCTATATCGATTTCACTTCACGAGGCGGTAGCAAGGCGGCGATGTACCAGCTGAGGCAATTGTCAGCATCTATTGCCGACAATTGTTCCGATAATGCTTCCGACTTTACTTCTGACAATAGTTCCGACTTCGGTTCCGGTAATGGTTCCGCTTTAAAAGATCTTAAAGATATTCATTCTTCTTCTGCTTCTTCTGCTGGCGCGTATGAATCGTTCTATGCTGCCCATACTCGAGTGTTCGGCTTCGAGTGCAATCCGTTCCAAACACAGAAGCTGGTGGCGTACATCGAGCAGGACGGGATGAGCGAGGACGTGGTGATTCGGGCGATTGAGCGTGCGGCTCTTGCAAGCAAGGGCTACAGGTTCAATCTCATTACGAAAATATTGGACGACTACTTCCGAGCAGGCGTAAGAACGCTAGGTGCTGCGAAGGCGCTGGACGAGTCGTTCGAGGCGGCGAAGGGAGCTTCTGCCTCTCAAGGAGCAGGTTATCGGCCATTCGATCTGCTGGATCAAGTCGTGGAGGAGGAACGTAAGCGTGGAGCTATCGGACATCTCGGAGTTGTTTAA
- the dnaB gene encoding replicative DNA helicase: protein MEHSIPLPHSLEAEQAVIGAILLSGKFDMTVDLTEKHFYDRRHQRIVRAIRQLKEGPIDLVTLASRLQEGDELARIGGVGYLTDLAQSVPTVANVDYYAGIVHERYLHRLTILELQRQLDEAWKLNATDAISGMQTAASALAEQALQSKEFRSIREVAIETYEQIEHRFNNRSENHVNGIPSGYADLDRMTCGFQRSDLIIVAARPSVGKTAFALNIAQHAGVQAKKKVGIFSLEMAAGQLVQRMLSAEQHIDAGKLRSGYLQSDDWDRLAVAVGSVAEADIHIDDTPAITVHEIAAKSRRLKKEQGLDLLLIDYLQLLAGSGKGDNRQQEVSEISRTLKQLARELDIPIIALSQLSRAVEQRQDKRPMMSDLRESGAIEQDADIVAFLYRDDYYDKESEKKNIIEVIIAKQRNGPVGTVELAFLKSFNKFVSLDRCHYDGAHQSLPSGQGRFPVPDMHRRKMSR from the coding sequence ATGGAACACAGTATTCCGCTGCCGCATAGTCTGGAGGCCGAGCAGGCGGTGATCGGGGCGATCTTGCTATCTGGCAAGTTCGACATGACGGTTGACTTGACGGAGAAGCACTTCTACGATCGGCGGCATCAGCGCATTGTACGAGCGATCCGTCAGCTGAAGGAAGGTCCGATCGATCTCGTCACATTGGCATCAAGGCTGCAGGAGGGCGACGAGCTCGCACGGATCGGCGGCGTCGGGTATCTGACCGATCTCGCGCAGAGCGTGCCGACGGTGGCTAATGTGGACTATTACGCGGGCATCGTGCATGAGCGCTATCTGCATCGACTGACGATATTGGAGCTTCAGCGTCAGCTGGACGAAGCGTGGAAGCTGAATGCTACGGATGCCATATCGGGCATGCAGACGGCGGCCAGCGCGCTCGCAGAGCAGGCTCTGCAGTCTAAGGAGTTTCGTTCCATTCGGGAGGTCGCGATAGAGACCTATGAGCAGATCGAGCATCGGTTCAACAATCGGAGCGAGAATCACGTCAACGGTATTCCTTCGGGCTATGCGGATCTGGATCGGATGACGTGTGGCTTCCAGCGCTCTGATCTGATCATCGTCGCAGCGCGTCCCTCTGTTGGGAAGACCGCCTTCGCGCTGAACATTGCGCAGCATGCGGGTGTACAGGCGAAGAAGAAGGTGGGCATCTTCAGCCTGGAGATGGCTGCGGGTCAGCTCGTGCAGCGGATGCTGTCCGCAGAGCAGCATATCGACGCAGGCAAGCTACGGTCCGGCTACCTGCAGAGCGACGACTGGGACCGCCTTGCTGTGGCGGTCGGCTCAGTCGCAGAGGCTGACATTCATATCGATGACACGCCAGCGATCACGGTGCATGAGATTGCGGCCAAGAGCAGACGGCTGAAGAAGGAGCAAGGGCTGGACCTGCTGCTTATCGATTACTTGCAGCTCCTAGCAGGCAGTGGCAAGGGGGACAACCGGCAGCAGGAGGTGTCCGAGATCTCGAGGACGCTGAAGCAGCTGGCCCGCGAGCTGGACATTCCGATCATCGCGCTGTCGCAGCTAAGCCGAGCAGTTGAGCAACGGCAGGACAAGCGTCCGATGATGTCGGACTTGCGGGAGTCCGGCGCGATCGAGCAGGATGCGGACATCGTGGCGTTCTTATACCGCGACGACTATTACGACAAGGAATCCGAGAAGAAGAATATTATCGAGGTCATCATTGCGAAGCAGCGGAACGGTCCCGTGGGAACGGTGGAGCTGGCATTCTTGAAGAGCTTTAACAAGTTCGTCAGTCTGGATCGCTGTCATTATGATGGGGCGCACCAGTCGCTGCCTTCGGGTCAAGGACGGTTTCCTGTGCCGGATATGCACCGCCGTAAGATGAGTCGCTAA
- a CDS encoding DUF6906 family protein, with translation MKQGKNPTRKQKELIKSYGLNYQNWLVERVTSAEVVIVHRMSGTVRKLRVGA, from the coding sequence ATGAAGCAAGGGAAGAATCCAACGCGCAAGCAGAAAGAGCTGATCAAGTCATATGGCTTGAATTACCAGAACTGGCTAGTCGAGCGTGTGACGAGCGCGGAGGTCGTGATCGTACATCGGATGTCGGGGACCGTGCGGAAGCTGAGGGTCGGGGCGTAA
- a CDS encoding ASCH domain-containing protein — translation MKAITIHQPWATMIALGEKRYETRGWRTKYRGPIAIHASKKDPFIILDTLQNDQEEYIRDYFRERCRYSNSYTINRLPKGAVIATAILKDCIKCIDTFTGGYELENGVYVYHPEYEYGDFAPGRYAWELTAITSLSEPIPAKGQQGLWNWNGQV, via the coding sequence GTGAAGGCCATAACCATACATCAGCCTTGGGCGACGATGATCGCCCTTGGTGAGAAAAGATACGAAACACGGGGATGGCGTACGAAATATCGGGGACCTATTGCGATACATGCCAGTAAAAAAGACCCGTTTATCATTCTGGACACACTCCAGAACGATCAAGAAGAATACATTCGAGACTATTTTCGAGAAAGGTGCCGTTACAGTAACAGTTATACGATCAATAGATTGCCTAAGGGAGCCGTTATAGCAACAGCAATACTTAAAGACTGCATAAAGTGTATTGATACTTTCACAGGTGGATATGAACTAGAGAACGGAGTATATGTTTATCATCCTGAGTATGAATATGGTGACTTTGCACCAGGTCGATATGCGTGGGAATTGACTGCCATTACATCATTATCTGAACCGATTCCAGCTAAGGGTCAACAAGGGTTGTGGAACTGGAACGGACAAGTATGA
- a CDS encoding ArpU family phage packaging/lysis transcriptional regulator, whose protein sequence is MGQLSFKLLEIDQDETRRRVEEALEAARTYKGIEKLEFKTKPVEAAVQRLGKLQREIIRKRYLEDEDVYDFNVYAELNISERTYYRVKSKAFYRLAFMLNLEVLIEPSESIAEG, encoded by the coding sequence ATGGGACAACTGTCGTTTAAGCTGCTTGAGATTGATCAGGATGAGACGCGCCGCCGTGTGGAGGAAGCACTCGAGGCAGCCCGGACCTATAAAGGGATCGAGAAGCTCGAGTTCAAAACGAAGCCGGTGGAGGCTGCCGTGCAGCGACTAGGCAAGCTGCAGCGTGAGATCATCCGTAAGAGATACCTGGAAGATGAGGATGTGTACGACTTCAATGTGTATGCAGAATTGAACATCAGCGAGAGAACATACTACCGTGTGAAGTCCAAAGCGTTCTACAGACTTGCCTTTATGCTGAATCTGGAAGTGCTCATTGAACCATCTGAGAGCATTGCTGAAGGATAA
- a CDS encoding tyrosine-type recombinase/integrase translates to MKFVQPIRDTALIENIKEDLRLVSERNYILFCMGIYTGLRISDILKIRAGMVRNKTHIKIIDEKTRKKKKRRKERNIFITRNLKADLDNYIRTMGDQEYLFPSRQKKMKNGARRQPIDRMTAYRMLNAVAKRYGLSEIGCHTMRKTWGYHLYRRDPTKLALLMDMFGHSSQWVTLRYLGLTQDAMDEAFDELSDTY, encoded by the coding sequence ATGAAGTTCGTACAACCCATTCGTGACACGGCGCTCATTGAGAACATCAAAGAGGATCTGCGTTTGGTCAGTGAACGCAATTACATTCTGTTCTGCATGGGGATTTACACAGGATTACGAATATCTGATATTTTGAAGATTCGCGCAGGCATGGTTCGCAATAAGACGCACATTAAGATCATAGACGAGAAGACCAGGAAGAAGAAGAAGCGGCGTAAAGAACGAAATATCTTCATCACTCGGAACTTAAAAGCAGACCTCGACAACTATATCCGAACTATGGGTGATCAAGAGTATTTGTTTCCGAGCCGTCAAAAGAAGATGAAGAACGGAGCACGGCGACAGCCGATCGATCGGATGACCGCATATCGGATGCTGAATGCTGTTGCCAAGCGATACGGCTTAAGTGAAATTGGATGTCACACGATGAGAAAGACGTGGGGATACCACTTGTACCGGAGAGACCCGACGAAGCTGGCGTTACTAATGGATATGTTCGGCCATAGCTCGCAATGGGTTACCTTAAGGTATTTGGGCTTGACGCAAGACGCAATGGATGAGGCGTTCGACGAGCTGAGCGATACATATTGA
- a CDS encoding recombinase family protein, whose protein sequence is MRMGYVRASAKDQNVERQLRKMAELGIEDRYLFIDKQSGKDFDRPRYQAMKLMIREGDIIYLDALDRLGRDYDGIIREWKEITRELNADIVVLENETLFDSRKFKTMGDLGKLLEDQFLSMLSYVAEQERKKNRQRQAEGIAVALDSGVKFGRPKQEVTEQFRAVYGEWKAGNMTAVAAMKQLEMKPNTFYRRVKEIEQDTR, encoded by the coding sequence ATGCGAATGGGTTATGTTCGTGCAAGCGCGAAAGATCAGAACGTCGAGCGACAGCTACGCAAAATGGCGGAGCTCGGCATCGAGGATCGTTACCTCTTCATAGATAAACAGAGCGGCAAAGACTTCGACCGTCCTCGCTATCAAGCGATGAAGCTCATGATCAGAGAGGGAGACATCATCTATCTGGATGCGCTGGATCGTCTCGGTCGTGATTACGATGGCATTATTCGGGAGTGGAAGGAAATCACTCGTGAGCTGAATGCGGACATTGTCGTGCTCGAGAATGAAACATTGTTCGACAGCCGGAAATTCAAGACGATGGGCGATCTTGGCAAGTTGCTGGAGGATCAGTTCTTATCCATGCTATCCTACGTGGCTGAGCAGGAGCGGAAGAAGAACAGGCAGCGCCAGGCCGAAGGGATCGCGGTAGCGCTGGACAGCGGAGTAAAGTTTGGTCGTCCGAAGCAAGAGGTCACGGAGCAATTCAGGGCCGTATATGGGGAGTGGAAGGCCGGCAACATGACGGCAGTAGCTGCTATGAAGCAGCTAGAGATGAAACCGAATACCTTCTACCGTAGAGTGAAGGAGATTGAACAAGATACAAGATGA
- the terS gene encoding phage terminase small subunit, which translates to MSRAQSPERKKALKIWEKSGRTKKPAEIAAELGISAQLVRKWKSIDQWEEKPTPRQRGPGAPTGNKNAKGNKGGPGGPLRNAKAVTHGLYRKFLPNDKETLEIFDVTDSMEPLDLLWASIRILWTNIIRAQKIMFVRDQDDMTKELKKEKNVHFGGEEGGGSEETEYEIQFAWDKQGAALTAQSSAMSRLTSMIKQYEDMLRTLPPEEILEEQRLRIEKLKLEIGDLKGEGNDIAHQQGNSYEAALNAQAADVFADED; encoded by the coding sequence ATGTCGAGAGCACAAAGCCCCGAGCGCAAGAAGGCACTCAAGATATGGGAGAAGAGCGGACGCACGAAGAAGCCGGCGGAGATCGCTGCTGAGCTGGGTATCAGCGCGCAGCTCGTCCGTAAGTGGAAGAGCATCGATCAGTGGGAGGAGAAGCCGACACCAAGACAGCGCGGCCCTGGCGCGCCGACCGGTAATAAGAATGCTAAGGGCAACAAGGGCGGCCCAGGAGGTCCGCTGCGTAACGCTAAGGCTGTGACACATGGGCTATATCGCAAGTTTCTTCCGAACGATAAGGAGACACTTGAGATCTTCGACGTGACTGATTCGATGGAGCCGCTTGATCTGTTATGGGCATCCATACGAATTCTATGGACCAACATCATTCGCGCTCAAAAAATCATGTTCGTCCGGGACCAGGACGACATGACGAAGGAGCTCAAGAAGGAGAAGAATGTGCACTTCGGCGGGGAGGAGGGCGGTGGGTCGGAAGAGACCGAGTACGAGATCCAGTTCGCTTGGGACAAGCAAGGTGCAGCACTGACGGCTCAATCCTCCGCCATGTCGAGGCTGACATCCATGATCAAGCAATATGAGGATATGCTTCGTACGCTGCCGCCTGAAGAGATACTCGAGGAGCAGCGCTTACGGATCGAGAAGCTGAAGCTGGAGATCGGTGACTTGAAGGGTGAGGGCAACGATATCGCCCATCAGCAGGGCAACAGCTACGAGGCGGCGCTGAACGCGCAAGCGGCAGACGTATTCGCCGACGAGGACTGA
- a CDS encoding PBSX family phage terminase large subunit: MRKRKRTTSFKFQPFSRKQKKLLMWWTDNSRYKDYDICVAEGAIRSGKTIACIDSFITWSLAKHRNQNFIIASKSMGALKRNVLEPMFQILTAKGIDYHYHRSENPHLIIGTNTYYLFGANNESSQDTLQGLTAAGAYLDEVALFPQSFVDQAIGRCSAETDGQGAKLFFNCNPDGPYHWFKVEYLDKAVEKKILVLHFTMDDNLSLSERVKERFRRMFSGVFYKRYILGLWVLAEGVIYDMFDRDKHVVSTIDRPYTQYYVSCDYGTLNPTTFGLWGQSKGIWYKVKEYHYDGRSRGKQKTDEEYCDDLIEFVSGLPIKGVIIDPSAASFIAAIRKRGELKVIKAKNDVVDGIRNVASALLEGLIKYNDCCTETFREFNSYIWDEKASKRGEDKPVKENDHQMDGDRYFVNTIVKNKAGVWFD; the protein is encoded by the coding sequence ATGCGGAAGCGTAAACGAACGACCTCATTCAAGTTCCAGCCCTTCAGCCGCAAGCAGAAGAAGTTGCTCATGTGGTGGACCGATAATAGTCGGTACAAGGATTACGATATTTGCGTAGCCGAAGGTGCGATCCGTTCGGGCAAGACAATTGCCTGCATAGACTCGTTCATTACATGGTCGCTTGCCAAACACCGTAACCAGAACTTCATCATAGCAAGTAAATCGATGGGCGCTCTGAAGCGTAACGTGCTCGAGCCCATGTTTCAGATTCTGACGGCGAAGGGCATTGATTACCATTACCATCGGTCGGAGAATCCTCATCTCATCATCGGTACGAACACTTACTATCTGTTCGGAGCGAACAATGAGTCCAGTCAGGACACGCTACAGGGCTTGACCGCAGCCGGCGCCTACTTAGATGAGGTCGCGTTGTTCCCGCAGTCGTTCGTCGATCAGGCGATTGGCCGTTGTTCGGCAGAAACAGATGGTCAAGGAGCGAAGCTATTCTTTAACTGTAATCCAGATGGTCCGTACCACTGGTTCAAGGTCGAATATCTCGACAAGGCGGTTGAGAAGAAGATTCTCGTGCTTCACTTCACGATGGATGACAATCTCTCGCTGTCCGAACGGGTGAAGGAACGCTTCCGGCGCATGTTCTCGGGCGTGTTCTATAAGCGGTATATTCTCGGTCTCTGGGTGCTCGCAGAAGGTGTCATCTACGACATGTTCGATCGGGATAAGCACGTCGTATCAACGATCGATCGACCCTATACGCAATACTATGTCTCCTGTGACTACGGAACATTAAACCCGACCACGTTCGGGCTGTGGGGGCAGAGCAAGGGGATCTGGTACAAGGTGAAGGAGTACCATTATGACGGTCGCTCCAGGGGCAAGCAGAAGACAGATGAAGAGTATTGTGACGACTTAATCGAATTTGTCAGCGGCCTGCCGATCAAAGGGGTCATCATTGACCCGTCAGCAGCTTCCTTCATCGCAGCGATCCGCAAGCGCGGTGAGTTGAAGGTTATCAAGGCCAAGAACGACGTCGTGGACGGGATCCGCAACGTCGCTTCCGCGCTGCTGGAGGGACTGATCAAGTACAACGACTGCTGCACGGAGACGTTCCGCGAGTTCAATTCTTATATATGGGACGAGAAGGCGTCAAAGAGGGGCGAAGACAAGCCGGTCAAGGAGAACGATCACCAGATGGACGGCGATCGCTATTTCGTCAATACGATCGTTAAGAACAAGGCAGGCGTCTGGTTCGATTAA
- a CDS encoding phage portal protein codes for MYGIDSSGMKEITRILQAGARSAMTEAQIIQQEVSTWRSSTKRNWMLTGERYYRNRTDIMGRERTVIGENGAKVIVGNLANNKLIHPFIRKLVDQKVGYLLAKPLSIQTNLTKYQEQLQAFFNKSMLRLLQNVGKEAINKGIAWLHVYYDPKGRLSFKKIPSEEIIPLWRDTAHTELDAVIRVYEVEAYEGIRQTTVTKLEWWDTAGVRRYVQQGGLVPDVEAGEADSHFKVIAGPEEKTLNWEYVPFIPFKYNEEEQPLVELIKSLVDDYDLRKSDNANNLEDLPDSIYVVKNYGGTSGSEFRKNISNFRVVFVEDDGGVDTISLDIDTEAYKTHMQMNRKDIYEFGRGVDTQSESFGNSPSGVALKFLYADLDMDANIMETEFQASLERLRWFIDAHLANTTGVDYSEEQVDFIFNRDIVINETDTITNAKNSAGLISDETIISNHPWVTDTAAELDRLEKQRHASMEDALQYGGLTGNEKTTPEDEGE; via the coding sequence ATGTACGGAATCGATTCCAGTGGTATGAAGGAGATCACACGGATCTTACAAGCAGGCGCCAGATCGGCGATGACCGAGGCTCAGATCATACAGCAGGAAGTAAGCACATGGAGGAGCAGCACGAAGCGTAACTGGATGCTCACCGGCGAGCGATACTACCGTAACAGGACCGACATCATGGGCCGTGAGCGGACCGTCATTGGTGAAAACGGGGCGAAGGTCATCGTGGGCAACCTGGCCAACAACAAGCTCATCCATCCATTCATACGCAAGCTTGTGGATCAGAAGGTTGGCTATCTGTTAGCCAAGCCGCTCAGCATTCAGACGAACCTAACCAAGTATCAAGAGCAGCTGCAAGCCTTCTTCAACAAAAGCATGCTGCGCCTTCTGCAGAACGTCGGTAAAGAGGCGATCAATAAAGGCATCGCATGGCTGCATGTCTATTACGATCCAAAGGGGCGTCTTAGCTTCAAGAAGATCCCTTCTGAGGAGATCATCCCGCTATGGAGGGACACGGCTCATACCGAACTGGACGCGGTCATACGTGTCTATGAAGTGGAAGCCTACGAGGGCATTCGTCAGACCACAGTAACTAAGCTCGAATGGTGGGATACGGCAGGTGTGCGGCGGTACGTCCAGCAAGGCGGACTCGTACCGGATGTTGAGGCAGGAGAAGCGGACTCTCACTTCAAGGTCATTGCCGGACCCGAGGAGAAGACGTTGAACTGGGAGTACGTACCGTTCATCCCGTTCAAGTACAACGAAGAGGAGCAACCGCTCGTCGAGCTGATCAAGAGTCTTGTTGACGATTACGACCTGCGGAAGTCGGACAACGCGAACAACCTGGAGGATCTTCCCGACAGCATCTATGTGGTTAAAAATTACGGCGGTACAAGCGGAAGTGAGTTCCGAAAAAATATCTCCAATTTCCGTGTTGTGTTCGTAGAGGATGACGGCGGCGTCGACACGATCAGTCTGGACATTGACACGGAAGCCTACAAGACGCATATGCAGATGAACCGTAAGGACATCTACGAGTTCGGACGCGGTGTTGATACGCAGAGCGAGAGCTTCGGCAACAGTCCGAGCGGCGTCGCGCTCAAGTTCCTGTACGCTGATCTGGATATGGATGCGAATATTATGGAGACGGAGTTCCAGGCGTCTCTAGAACGTCTGCGCTGGTTCATCGATGCTCATCTCGCCAATACGACCGGTGTTGATTACAGTGAGGAGCAGGTCGACTTCATCTTCAATCGGGATATCGTCATCAACGAGACGGATACCATTACGAACGCCAAGAACAGCGCCGGCCTCATCTCGGATGAGACGATTATATCTAACCATCCGTGGGTCACAGACACAGCAGCCGAGCTTGATCGACTGGAGAAGCAGCGTCATGCGTCTATGGAGGATGCCCTCCAATACGGTGGGTTGACAGGCAATGAGAAGACGACACCTGAGGATGAGGGTGAATAG